In a single window of the Luteolibacter yonseiensis genome:
- a CDS encoding AURKAIP1/COX24 domain-containing protein has protein sequence MGSIKKRRKTKINKHKRKKRMKQNRHKKRLRYKS, from the coding sequence ATGGGCTCCATCAAGAAACGCCGTAAGACCAAGATCAACAAGCACAAGCGCAAGAAGCGCATGAAGCAGAACCGCCACAAGAAGCGTCTCCGCTACAAGTCCTAG
- the hisG gene encoding ATP phosphoribosyltransferase, protein MPDPSRTLKVAIPKGSLEQPTIELLAKAGYEIYVSSRGLRPSSNDPELDLYLIRAQEIGRYLGQGFIDCGITGYDWAYENDVELIDLGELPYSRATTRPTKWVLVVPEDSPIRKPEDLEGKRIATEGVGITQRYLKERGITANVEFSWGATEVKVPDLVDAIVDVTETGSSIKANRLRIVDTLLTSFPHFYANPAAAADPWKKEKMDRIALLLKAALCARGKVGLKMNFPAARLPELLEKLPSLRRPTISQLSEEGWLAVETVIDEIVVRDIIPELKRLGAEGIIEYPLNKIVP, encoded by the coding sequence ATGCCGGACCCATCACGAACTCTGAAAGTCGCGATCCCAAAAGGCAGTCTTGAGCAACCGACCATCGAGCTGCTCGCCAAGGCTGGCTATGAGATCTATGTTTCCTCGCGTGGACTCCGCCCGAGCTCCAACGATCCGGAACTGGATCTTTACCTGATCCGCGCGCAGGAAATCGGCCGCTACCTCGGCCAGGGTTTCATCGATTGCGGAATCACGGGTTACGACTGGGCGTACGAAAACGATGTGGAGCTGATCGATCTCGGCGAGCTTCCCTACTCCCGCGCGACCACTCGTCCGACCAAATGGGTGCTCGTCGTGCCCGAGGATTCACCGATCCGCAAGCCCGAGGATCTGGAAGGAAAGCGCATCGCCACCGAAGGTGTGGGCATTACCCAACGCTACTTGAAAGAGCGCGGAATCACCGCGAACGTCGAGTTTTCCTGGGGTGCCACCGAGGTGAAGGTGCCGGACCTGGTGGATGCCATCGTGGATGTCACCGAAACCGGCTCCTCGATCAAGGCGAACCGCCTGCGCATCGTTGATACCCTCCTGACCTCGTTTCCCCATTTCTATGCGAATCCCGCCGCTGCGGCTGATCCTTGGAAAAAGGAAAAGATGGATCGCATCGCCCTTCTTTTGAAGGCCGCGCTCTGTGCCCGTGGGAAAGTCGGGCTGAAAATGAATTTCCCAGCCGCTCGTTTGCCCGAGCTTTTGGAAAAACTCCCGTCACTCCGCCGTCCTACGATTTCCCAACTTTCTGAAGAAGGTTGGCTTGCCGTTGAGACTGTGATTGACGAAATCGTCGTCAGGGACATCATCCCCGAACTGAAGCGTCTGGGGGCAGAGGGGATCATCGAGTATCCGCTCAACAAAATCGTCCCCTAA